One Halolamina litorea genomic window carries:
- a CDS encoding acyl-CoA carboxylase subunit beta, with amino-acid sequence MEDRIEELRERRAEALKGGGEERIERQHEKGKMTARERIDYFLDEGTFSEFDQFRTHRNHKFGMEEKQYYGDGVVTGYGEVNGRKVFVFAHDFTVLGGSLGEVFAEKVTKLMDKAVQVGAPVVGLNDSAGARIQEGVDALGGFAEIFRRNQEASGVVPQISAIMGPCAGGAVYSPALTDFTFMVKDTSHMFITGPDVVETVTGEEVSFEELGGAVTHASTSGVAHFAEESEEDALDHIARLLSYLPQNNVEDPPRVEPWDDPERADESLNQVVPDEPRKPYDVHDVLDSVVDENSFFEVHEEFAKNLVVGFARMDGRSVGVLANQPRVNAGTLDIEASEKGARFIRTCDAFNIPVLTFVDVPGFMPGTDQEHEGIIRHGAKLLYAYCEASVPLLTTITRKAYGGAYDVMASSHVGADVNYAWPSAEIAVMGPQGAVNILYRDELEEADDPEARRQELIDEYRAEFANPYTAADRGYVDDVIEPPQTRQRLISDLEMLQGKREQTPQKKHGNIPI; translated from the coding sequence ATGGAGGACCGCATCGAGGAACTCCGCGAGCGCCGCGCCGAGGCTCTGAAAGGCGGCGGCGAGGAGCGAATCGAGCGCCAACACGAGAAGGGGAAGATGACCGCCCGCGAGCGGATCGACTACTTCCTCGACGAGGGGACGTTCTCCGAGTTCGACCAGTTCCGGACCCACCGCAACCACAAGTTCGGGATGGAGGAGAAACAGTACTACGGCGACGGCGTCGTCACGGGCTACGGCGAGGTCAACGGCCGCAAGGTGTTCGTCTTCGCTCACGACTTCACCGTCCTCGGCGGCTCGCTCGGCGAGGTGTTCGCCGAGAAGGTCACCAAGCTCATGGACAAAGCCGTACAGGTCGGGGCGCCCGTCGTCGGGCTCAACGACTCCGCCGGCGCTCGGATCCAGGAGGGCGTCGACGCGCTGGGCGGGTTCGCCGAGATCTTCCGGCGCAATCAGGAGGCCTCCGGCGTCGTCCCGCAGATATCGGCGATCATGGGGCCGTGTGCCGGCGGTGCGGTCTACTCCCCGGCGCTGACGGACTTCACCTTCATGGTGAAAGACACCAGCCACATGTTCATCACCGGCCCCGACGTGGTCGAGACCGTCACCGGGGAGGAGGTAAGCTTCGAGGAACTCGGCGGCGCCGTCACCCACGCCTCCACCTCCGGGGTCGCCCACTTCGCCGAGGAGAGCGAGGAGGACGCGCTCGACCACATCGCCCGCCTGCTCTCGTACCTCCCGCAGAACAACGTCGAGGACCCGCCCCGCGTCGAGCCGTGGGACGACCCCGAGCGCGCCGACGAGTCGCTCAATCAGGTCGTACCCGACGAGCCGCGAAAGCCCTACGACGTCCACGACGTGCTCGACTCGGTCGTCGACGAGAACTCCTTCTTCGAGGTCCACGAGGAGTTCGCCAAGAACCTCGTTGTCGGCTTCGCCCGCATGGACGGCCGCTCGGTCGGCGTGCTGGCGAACCAGCCGCGGGTCAACGCCGGCACGCTGGACATCGAGGCCAGCGAGAAGGGCGCCCGCTTCATCCGGACCTGCGACGCCTTCAACATCCCCGTCCTCACGTTCGTCGACGTGCCCGGGTTCATGCCCGGCACCGATCAGGAACACGAGGGGATCATCCGCCACGGCGCGAAGCTGCTGTACGCCTACTGTGAGGCCTCGGTGCCGCTGCTGACGACGATCACCCGGAAGGCCTACGGCGGCGCCTACGACGTGATGGCCTCCAGCCACGTCGGCGCCGACGTGAACTACGCGTGGCCGAGCGCCGAGATCGCGGTCATGGGGCCACAAGGCGCGGTCAACATCCTCTACCGCGACGAACTCGAGGAGGCCGACGACCCCGAGGCGCGCCGGCAGGAGCTCATCGACGAGTACCGCGCTGAGTTCGCCAACCCCTACACCGCCGCCGACCGGGGCTACGTCGACGACGTTATCGAGCCGCCACAGACCCGCCAGCGGCTGATCTCCGATCTGGAGATGCTGCAGGGCAAGCGCGAGCAGACGCCCCAGAAGAAACACGGGAACATCCCGATATGA
- a CDS encoding biotin--[acetyl-CoA-carboxylase] ligase, which translates to MSDTRRALLAALEGGPVAGPALADELGVSRAAVWKQVEGLREAGWGIESTDDGYRVTDVPDFGGDAIEFGLDAPVEVEYHDSIGSTNERARELADEGRTDLAVVADEQTAGRGRLDRGWSGPSGGIYCSLLIRPDAPPAHAPVYTLAAAVAVTTAAREGGVDASIKWPNDVLVGESGERGGKKLCGILTEMEGEADRVKWLIVGIGINANVDTDMLPEGATSLQAERGEPFDRRRFTQRLLETFDGLRSDPDSILDAWREHAATIGQRVRVDTPGGEIVGEAVDVEFPGALIVETDDGERRRVTAGDCEHLRPV; encoded by the coding sequence ATGAGCGATACGCGCCGCGCGCTGCTCGCGGCACTCGAAGGCGGCCCCGTCGCCGGGCCCGCGCTGGCGGATGAACTGGGCGTCTCCCGCGCGGCCGTCTGGAAACAGGTCGAGGGGCTCCGCGAGGCTGGCTGGGGGATCGAGAGCACCGACGACGGCTACCGCGTGACCGACGTTCCCGACTTCGGCGGCGACGCCATCGAGTTCGGCCTCGACGCGCCGGTCGAAGTCGAGTACCACGACAGCATCGGTTCGACCAACGAGCGCGCCCGCGAACTGGCCGATGAGGGCCGGACGGACCTCGCGGTCGTCGCCGACGAACAGACCGCCGGGAGAGGGAGGCTCGATCGCGGATGGTCGGGTCCCTCCGGCGGGATCTACTGCTCGCTGTTGATCCGCCCCGACGCGCCGCCGGCCCACGCGCCCGTCTACACGCTCGCGGCTGCGGTCGCGGTGACGACGGCCGCCCGGGAGGGCGGCGTCGACGCCTCGATCAAGTGGCCGAACGACGTTCTGGTCGGGGAGTCGGGCGAGCGCGGCGGGAAGAAGCTCTGTGGCATCCTCACCGAGATGGAGGGCGAGGCCGACCGCGTGAAGTGGCTGATCGTCGGGATCGGGATCAACGCGAACGTTGACACCGATATGTTGCCGGAAGGCGCCACCTCGCTACAGGCGGAGCGTGGCGAACCATTCGACCGTCGGCGCTTCACCCAGCGCCTGCTGGAGACGTTCGACGGCCTCCGGAGCGACCCCGACTCGATCCTCGACGCGTGGCGCGAGCACGCGGCGACGATCGGCCAGCGCGTGCGGGTGGACACGCCCGGCGGCGAGATCGTCGGCGAGGCCGTCGACGTCGAGTTCCCCGGGGCGCTGATCGTCGAGACCGACGACGGCGAACGCCGGCGGGTGACGGCCGGGGACTGTGAGCACCTGCGGCCGGTCTGA